The Primulina huaijiensis isolate GDHJ02 chromosome 12, ASM1229523v2, whole genome shotgun sequence genome has a window encoding:
- the LOC140989580 gene encoding uncharacterized protein isoform X2 has translation MQEAKLAKEKMHGRMACGRPLVVRLASEKYTLEGQANSLKYSGEGSASSIPVGYSGQINRCARIAAIKNKLKAMEQEDDKCSKKQKQTDISGH, from the coding sequence ATGCAGGAAGCTAAACTGGCCAAGGAGAAGATGCACGGCAGGATGGCATGTGGCCGCCCCTTGGTCGTTCGTCTTGCTAGTGAGAAATACACATTGGAAGGACAAGCTAATTCACTCAAATACAGTGGTGAAGGAAGTGCATCTAGCATTCCTGTTGGTTATTCAGGACAAATAAATCGCTGTGCTAGAATTGCTGCAATAAAGAATAAGCTAAAGGCCATGGAACAAGAAGATGATAAATGCTCGAAAAAACAGAAGCAAACTGACATATCGGGGCACTGA
- the LOC140990634 gene encoding uncharacterized protein → MASRYEVEVTVTSAKDLKNISWRHGKLKPYAVVWIDSKNKLSSHVDEEGDTSPYWDQKLTIPFDSPIEETTLYIDIVHADADEDTKPIIGSAKLPLRHVVDDVGLSALADRKLELVRPSGRPHGKVEVKVSVLEPRYRAAQDPYHAQPYGVPPPGSRDYTPPPPYGNPYSAPPAYGSQTGYPGYGQPSYGQPAGYGQSYYGQPGGYGQGSYYGQPPPVEEKQSKFGGMGTGLAVGAVAGVLGGVALAEGFDALEDNIADDVADRVEDDLGDEGDDY, encoded by the coding sequence atggCGTCACGGTACGAGGTTGAAGTCACCGTCACTTCCGCCAAAGACCTCAAGAATATCAGTTGGCGACACGGCAAGCTCAAGCCATACGCCGTCGTCTGGATCGACTCCAAGAACAAGTTGTCCTCCCACGTCGACGAAGAAGGCGACACGTCCCCCTACTGGGATCAGAAGCTCACCATCCCCTTCGACTCCCCCATAGAGGAGACCACCCTCTACATAGACATCGTCCACGCCGACGCCGATGAGGACACCAAACCTATAATCGGCTCCGCCAAGCTGCCCCTTCGCCACGTTGTGGATGATGTCGGGTTGAGTGCCCTCGCAGATCGGAAGCTCGAGCTGGTGCGCCCATCCGGCAGGCCACATGGCAAGGTTGAGGTCAAAGTCAGCGTACTTGAACCGCGATACCGTGCGGCACAGGATCCTTACCACGCGCAGCCGTACGGCGTACCTCCGCCTGGGTCGAGGGACTACACACCCCCACCACCGTATGGAAATCCATACAGTGCGCCACCCGCTTATGGTTCACAGACAGGATACCCGGGTTACGGGCAGCCGAGCTATGGACAGCCTGCGGGTTATGGACAGTCATATTACGGGCAGCCGGGAGGTTACGGGCAGGGTAGTTATTACGGGCAGCCACCTCCCGTGGAGGAGAAACAGAGCAAGTTTGGGGGGATGGGAACAGGCTTGGCTGTAGGTGCCGTGGCGGGGGTGCTAGGTGGAGTCGCGCTGGCGGAGGGCTTCGATGCGTTGGAGGACAATATTGCTGACGACGTGGCAGATCGCGTGGAGGATGACTTGGGCGACGAAGGGGATGATTACTAG
- the LOC140990480 gene encoding ferric reduction oxidase 2-like, which translates to MDLVKTGRKINGRIKNVQLGIKFLVLVIFLGYMMIWIMMPTNIFWLHWLPRIHNATASTYFGQQGANFLIYSFPILLMATLGCLHLYLYKYVDDADTRVQKTAHFVSWKRPVLMRGPLGIVSLAELSFLLMFLALLIWSFSAYVHGMFKNITRQAASTMNESVWELKLCSAALLLGLVGNVCLAFLFFPVARGSSILRLFGLTSESTIKYHIWLGHTTLTLFTAHGLCYVIFWANTHQISEMIKWNKIGISNLAGEIALVSGLIMWITSFTLVRRKIFELFFYTHHLYIAFVVFFVLHVGFPYSCIMLPGFYLFLIDRYLRFLQSQQKVRLVSARVLPCQAMELNFSKDPRLSYKPSSIMFINVKSVSKLQWHPFTVISNNNTDPDQLSVVIRCEGGWSQKLFQKLSSQIHRLEVSVEGPYGLASTSFLRQDMLVMVSGGSGITPFISIIRELIFLSSTSEINMPRVLLVSAFKKSEDLAMLELLLPESGTFCNISTLKLQIQAYVTREKRPTMDNQKQPQTIYFRPNALDKPISSILGPNSWIWLGAIISCSFLIFLILTGLLTRYYIYPIDHNTDQIYSYTARSMLNMLLLCVSIVIAATLVFLWNKKQNAIYVRQIQSADSPTSIASPAPESWSYNIDRELEILPRQQSLEQFTTIHFGQRPDLKKILLELEEFDVGVLVSGPKKMRQDAAEICSSSLANNLSYESFSFNW; encoded by the exons ATGGATTTGGTTAAAACAGGGAGGAAGATTAATGGACGAATCAAGAATGTCCAACTTGGAATAAAGTTTCTTGTTTTGGTCATTTTTCTTGGATACATGATGATATGGATTATGATGCCTACAAATATATTTTGGCTACATTGGTTGCCTCGTATTCATAATGCGACTGCTTCGACTTACTTTGGGCAACAAG GTGcaaattttcttatatattcaTTTCCGATCCTTCTTATGGCTACATTGGGATGTTTACATCTCTATTTGTACAAGTATGTTGATGATGCAGACACTAG AGTTCAAAAGACTGCACATTTTGTCTCTTGGAAACGACCCGTACTCATGAGAGGCCCTCTTGGAATCGTGTCTTTGGCAGAATTATCATTTCTATTAATGTTCCTTGCGCTCTTGATATGGTCATTTTCAGCCTATGTACATGGCATGTTCAAGAATATAACTAGACAGGCTGCTTCAACTATGAACGAATCTGT GTGGGAACTCAAGCTATGCAGTGCTGCTCTGCTGTTAGGCCTTGTAGGGAATGTATGCTTGGCTTTCCTCTTTTTTCCAGTGGCTCGAGGATCATCAATATTACGCTTGTTTGGCCTCACTTCAGAATCCACGATCAAATATCATATTTGGCTTGGCCATACAACATTAACACTTTTCACTGCACATGGTCTTTGCTATGTTATCTTTTGGGCTAATACGCATCAGATCTCGGAG ATGATCAAATGGAATAAAATTGGGATTTCAAACCTGGCTGGTGAAATAGCTTTGGTCTCTGGATTAATAATGTGGATTACAAGCTTCACTCTTGTTAGGAGGAAAATATTTGAACTCTTCTTCTACACACATCATCTGTACATTGCTTTTGTTGTTTTCTTCGTTTTACATGTGGGATTTCCTTATTCTTGCATCATGTTACCCGGTTTCTACCTCTTCTTGATTGATCGGTATCTGAGATTTTTACAATCTCAGCAAAAAGTTCGTCTGGTATCTGCTCGTGTATTACCTTGCCAAGCCATGGAACTGAACTTTTCCAAGGATCCAA GATTGAGTTATAAACCATCAAGCATTATGTTCATCAATGTTAAGAGTGTATCTAAGCTCCAGTGGCATCCATTCACTGTAATCTCAAATAATAACACGGATCCTGATCAACTCAGCGTTGTCATCAGATGTGAAGGGGGATGGTCTCAGAAGCTTTTTCAGAAACTTTCGTCTCAAATACATCGTCTTGAAGTATCCGTTGAAGGACCTTATGGTCTCGCATCAACCTCATTTTTAAG GCAAGACATGCTAGTGATGGTGAGTGGAGGCAGTGGAATCACCCCTTTTATTTCCATCATTCGAGAACTCATTTTCCTTTCGAGCACATCAGAAATAAACATGCCGAGAGTTCTCCTCGTGTCAGCTTTCAAGAAATCTGAAGATCTCGCAATGCTAGAGCTTCTGCTTCCAGAATCGGGAACTTTTTGCAATATTTCCACCTTAAAGTTACAAATTCAAGCATACGTGACGAGAGAGAAAAGGCCCACGATGGACAACCAGAAGCAACCTCAAACCATCTACTTCAGGCCAAATGCTCTTGACAAACCAATTTCTTCCATTTTAGGCCCGAACAGTTGGATTTGGCTTGGAGCTATAATTTCATGCTCttttctcatttttctcattctaaCCGGTCTTCTGACTCGATACTACATCTACCCGATTGACCATAACACCGATCAGATATATTCGTACACTGCAAGATCAATGCTCAATATGTTGTTATTGTGTGTGTCTATTGTGATTGCTGCAACGCTAGTGTTTCTTTGGAACAAGAAACAGAACGCTATATATGTGAGGCAGATTCAAAGTGCTGACTCCCCAACATCAATAGCATCTCCAGCACCAGAGTCTTGGTCTTACAACATCGACAGAGAATTAGAAATCCTTCCACGCCAACAATCTTTGGAGCAATTCACTACAATACATTTTGGCCAAAGACCAGATTTGAAAA AAATACTGTTGGAGTTGGAAGAATTCGACGTCGGAGTTCTGGTTAGTGGTCCCAAGAAGATGAGGCAGGATGCAGCTGAAATATGTTCATCTAGTTTAGCCAACAACCTGAGTTATGAATCTTTTAGCTTCAACTGGTAA
- the LOC140989820 gene encoding silicon efflux transporter LSI2-like: protein MTMAPTVKVVLGSIAFGIFWVLAVFPAVPFMPIGRTAGSLLGAMLMVLFQVITPDQAFAAIDLPILGLLFGTMVVSAYLERADIFKYLGKLLSWRSKGAKDLLCRICLISAVSSALFTNDTSCVVLTEFVLKIARQHNLPPHPFLLALASSANIGSSATPIGNPQNLVIAVQSKISFGKFLFGVLPAMLVGVVINALMLLCMYWKLLSDQKDEEDASVEVVGEDDVSFHRFSPATMSHLASLKSQDLSSILDSMGIHSPANINGLTNIHSPVNVNGHESKLNHRGNMPENGSIHSSPDVNVHTDNTEKLRNRGYLAESEIHKVLNTGVESVRNSDASKETTNFGPILSKRGPSSSGVEFENFGSFTEEGLGFSKKWKRILWKACVYLVTLGMLVALLLGLNMSWTAITAALALIVLDFKDARPSLEKVSYSLLIFFCGMFITVDGFNKTGIPSSLWEFMEPYAKIDSVGGTAILAVVIVVLSNVASNVPTVLLLGARVAASAAAISPASEKKAWLILAWVSTVAGNMSLLGSAANLIVCEQARRALHCGYNLSFWKHLKFGFPSTIVVTAIGLILIRG from the exons ATGACTATGGCTCCAACTGTAAAAGTGGTTCTTGGCTCAATCGCGTTCGGAATATTCTGGGTCTTGGCAGTTTTTCCGGCCGTTCCATTCATGCCCATCGGAAGGACTGCAGGTTCTCTCCTTGGCGCTATGCTTATGGTACTTTTCCAAGTCATAACTCCAGACCAAGCATTTGCTGCTATTGATCTGCCTATCCTCGGTCTTCTTTTTGGGACAATGGTTGTTAGTGCTTATCTGGAACGAGCcgatatattcaaatatttggGCAAGTTACTATCTTGGAGAAGCAAGGGAGCGAAGGACTTGCTTTGCCGAATTTGCTTGATATCCGCTGTTTCAAGTGCCCTATTCACCAACGATACGTCTTGTGTTGTTTTGACGGAATTCGTGTTGAAAATCGCGAGGCAACACAATCTCCCTCCTCATCCTTTTCTGTTAGCCCTGGCTTCAAGTGCAAATATTGGGTCATCAGCAACTCCGATAGGCAATCCTCAAAACTTAGTTATAGCAGTTCAAAGTAAGATCAGTTTTGGAAAGTTTTTATTCGGAGTTCTCCCAGCGATGCTCGTGGGAGTTGTGATCAATGCTTTGATGCTTTTGTGTATGTATTGGAAGTTGCTATCGGATCAAAAAGATGAAGAAGATGCTTCAGTGGAAGTTGTTGGAGAAGACGATGTGAGTTTCCATCGATTTTCACCTGCTACAATGTCACATCTCGCGTCACTGAAGTCCCAAGATCTGAGCTCTATTTTAGACTCAATGGGTATCCACAGCCCTGCGAACATCAATGGTCTAACAAATATTCACAGCCCTGTGAACGTCAATGGCCATGAGTCGAAACTCAATCATCGTGGGAATATGCCCGAGAATGGTAGCATTCACAGCTCTCCTGATGTTAATGTTCATACAGATAACACCGAGAAGCTTAGGAACCGAGGCTATTTAGCTGAGAGTGAGATTCATAAGGTCCTAAATACGGGAGTTGAATCAGTTAGAAATTCAGATGCTTCAAAAGAAACTACAAACTTCGGGCCTATACTATCAAAAAGGGGTCCCTCATCTTCTGGGgttgagtttgaaaattttgggtCATTCACGGAAGAAGGACTTGGATTTtccaagaaatggaaaagaatCTTATGGAAAGCATGTGTTTATCTTGTTACTTTAGGAATGCTCGTGGCTTTGCTATTGGGGCTAAACATGTCGTGGACTGCAATTACCGCTGCACTCGCGCTTATCGTTCTTGATTTCAAAGACGCCAGGCCTAGTTTAGAAAAG GTATCATATTCGCTCTTAATATTTTTCTGTGGAATGTTTATTACCGTCGATGGGTTCAATAAGACAGGCATTCCGAGTAGTTTGTGGGAGTTCATGGAGCCATATGCAAAAATAGATAGCGTAGGGGGAACTGCTATCTTAGCAGTTGTTATTGTTGTGCTCTCGAATGTTGCTTCCAATGTTCCGACAG TGCTACTACTCGGAGCTCGTGTGGCAGCATCAGCAGCGGCGATATCACCTGCAAGCGAGAAGAAAGCGTGGCTTATCTTAGCCTGGGTGAGTACTGTCGCCGGGAATATGTCGCTCTTGGGCTCAGCTGCAAACTTGATCGTCTGCGAGCAGGCACGTCGTGCTCTACACTGCGGCTACAATTTATCATTCTGGAAACATCTCAAATTCGGATTTCCTTCGACGATTGTAGTTACCGCGATAGGTTTGATTCTCATCAGAGGGTGA
- the LOC140990311 gene encoding uncharacterized protein has protein sequence MQDQNLNILHNGGKADVLKADKKGRISGRKALNDISNSRKPSVFQSNKTYNFTNAISTGKDLCAASTATTKKRVKTTEKGEDGDRKALGDITNSVKRPLLYAPKTGGKLSAVAEEKVPISIVEDRFHHNHQECIKAQTKIMDLGFFMKSVGLDNDFLVWPSAVVKSSPKKPEELVKDLIMEEMTEQPSNDQVLKFWKTETCGNFSPACRSPESPKLPYMNWGEEISSDLMAIESPKLMHP, from the exons ATGCAagatcaaaatttaaatattctcCACAATG GTGGAAAGGCTGATGTACTCAAGGCAGATAAGAAAGGAAGGATCAGTGGTCGGAAAGCTCTGAATGACATATCGAATTCAAGAAAACCATCTGTATTTCAGTCAAACAAAACATACAATTTTACAAATGCCATTTCCACTGGGAAAGATCTATGTGCTGCTTCTACTGCTACCACCAAAAAAAGGGTAAAAACAACCGAGAAAGGAGAAGATGGTGACAGGAAAGCGCTTGGCGACATTACAAACTCAGTTAAGAGACCTTTACTATATGCGCCAAAGACAGGTGGGAAGTTAAGCGCTGTTGCAGAAGAAAAAGTACCCATCTCTATAGTAGAAGATAGATTTCATCACAATCATCAAGAGTGCATCAAAGCACAAACGAAAATCATGGATTTGGGCTTCTTTATGAAGTCAGTTGGACTTGATAATG ATTTTCTCGTGTGGCCATCTGCTGTGGTAAAGTCATCACCAAAGAAG CCTGAGGAACTGGTTAAGGATTTGATCATGGAAGAGATGACCGAGCAGCCCTCTAATGACCAAGTTCTAAAATTCTGGAAAACAGAGACTTGTGGCAACTTTTCACCTGCTTGTCGATCACCAGAGTCACCAAAGCTGCCATACATGAACTGGGGGGAAGAAATTTCTTCTGATCTCATGGCAATTGAGTCACCTAAGCTGATGCATCCTTGA